CGAACCAAACTGACCTCGGAACCCAAGCGCCACGCCGCTTACACGCGTGAATACCTGGGCTGGGGTGTGTTCGCGCTGATGCCACGGTGATGAGGGGATTACCGGGCGACTCAGAAAGTGGGGAAAATCCAACCCATGCCTAACAACTCATTCAAGCCGACGCCGCTTCGCGGCGCGGCTTAATTCAGGCGTATGACCTATGAAACAGAGATATTATTCTAATATATACTGGCACTTTACGGGATCCCCAAGAGGTATTGATTGGGGTGCTTGTAAAAAGCCGAAGGATATTCTGCTCCAAGGAAAGCCTCGGCCTCCCGAGGAAGCATTGCATACGCTCTTTTCAATACTTGAGATCAGAAAGCTGTTGGCAACATGTGATGAACGCATTTCTGAAAAACTAAAAACTCAAAAGTTCTGTTGTGTTACAGATATTCCATTAATGGATCTTGAGCTTCATTCTAGATATTATGGGGAAGTAGCTTTAGGATTTAATTGCTCGCGGATCCATATGGATTTTAATCCAGTCCTTTATTTTTCCAAGCCGAAATTTCCCAAGAAGATACCATATGCCGGAAGGAGGTCGGGAGCTCATCGTAACTGACTATGATGACATCGATATTAATGAATTTAATATTGAGCAACTTCCAGACGGCAAGTTCAAATTGACTTTAAAAGGACCACAATTGTTATTATTCGCATCTGAGATAAAGAGTGACAGCATTGATCGTTATTTCGCAAATCATTTAAAGGTCACTACCTTTTCCCCCCAAGTTGGAGAATCCTTCTATCAGGAACGAGAATGGCGACACATAGGCGATTTTTTCTTTCTCAGAAACTCTGTTGAAGCAGTTATAGTTCCAAGACGCTTAAGGAAGAAGGCACAGGAATTCATGCTTTCATCGAACGATTATTCGCATGTTTCAGTTCTTACATGGGAGTTTTTAAGACAAGCATAATAGGATGAAGTCATAACAAATCACTGGTGCGGACGCATAAAGACGCGCCGCACAGTTCAATCGTTCGCGCCGCTAATGCGGCGCGAACAAGTCATTCGAGCGGGCGCCCCCGCAGGGTGGGGCTATCGCCTTGCCAGCGCGGATGCGCGAGCGCTCGTGCGCTCGCTCCTCCCCGCGTCCCGCTTAGCGGGAGCGCCGCTCAATTCCGTCGTTATGTGTATAAAATGAGGTTGACATTGAGTGACATATGAGTATACACTTGAGTATACTATTGGAGGACAATAGCTATGAGATTTGTAAGCATAAGGGACTTGCGAGGGAAATCCGCGGAGGTCTGGAAGAGGCTCCGGGGAGAAGGGGAAATGATTATCACCAGTAACGGCCGGCCTATCGCCATTCTCGCAGCGGTCAGCGAGTCGAACCTCGAAGAATCTTTGGCGGCATTTCGTCAGGCGCGCGCTGTTGAGGCGGTAGCGAGCCTTCAGCTCCGGTCGGTCGAGCAGGGGACCAGCAGCATCTCACGGGATGAGATCGACGCCGAAATCAAGGCAGTGCGCAGGAAGCGCGCGCAATGAAGATAGTCCTCGATACCAATGTCCTCGTGGCCGGCCTCCTGTCTCCGTTCGGGCCGTGTGGCGAGATTGTGCGCATGGTTTCATCAGGTGACCTGACGCTGTATTTCGACTCTCGCATTTTATCCGAATACAGTGAAGTCCTTAGTCGTTCTAAATTCCGGTTCCAGGCAGACAAGGTTATTGCCCTACTGGATTATATCGAGCATCGCGGCCATATAGTTGCTTCTTCCCCTCTTTCCGTCTCTCTGCCGGATCCGGGCGACCAGCCGTTTCTTGAAGTTGCTTTTGCCGGCCGGGCGGTATGCCTTGTTACAGGTAATCACGCGCACTTCCCTTCCAGATTGTGCCAAGGAGTCAAGGTCTTGTATCCGAGCGACTTTCTGACTTTTTACAGGAAGCATCGTAAACTAAAGAGCACATAACAAATCGCTCCTGCCGATGTGCTTGCGCACACGGCAGAGCTTCACGTTAGACGGATAACAGAAACCCTGAAAATGTGATACAATACAAACATGAAAGTCATTCGCAATCAATCAACATTGAAAAAGATTTCTAAGGAGGATGACAGCTTCGTCCGCGCTCCTGCTGCGGAACGTATCTCATTCATGTGGGAGTTGACGGCTGAACTTTGGTCGCTCAAGGGGTCGGAGTATGTTGAACGAAGATTACCGCGACATGTTACAAATCTTACTCGGCAATGAGGTGCG
This genomic stretch from Candidatus Auribacterota bacterium harbors:
- a CDS encoding abortive infection system antitoxin AbiGi family protein; the encoded protein is MKQRYYSNIYWHFTGSPRGIDWGACKKPKDILLQGKPRPPEEALHTLFSILEIRKLLATCDERISEKLKTQKFCCVTDIPLMDLELHSRYYGEVALGFNCSRIHMDFNPVLYFSKPKFPKKIPYAGRRSGAHRN
- a CDS encoding abortive infection system antitoxin AbiGi family protein, translating into MPEGGRELIVTDYDDIDINEFNIEQLPDGKFKLTLKGPQLLLFASEIKSDSIDRYFANHLKVTTFSPQVGESFYQEREWRHIGDFFFLRNSVEAVIVPRRLRKKAQEFMLSSNDYSHVSVLTWEFLRQA
- a CDS encoding type II toxin-antitoxin system prevent-host-death family antitoxin translates to MRFVSIRDLRGKSAEVWKRLRGEGEMIITSNGRPIAILAAVSESNLEESLAAFRQARAVEAVASLQLRSVEQGTSSISRDEIDAEIKAVRRKRAQ
- a CDS encoding putative toxin-antitoxin system toxin component, PIN family: MKIVLDTNVLVAGLLSPFGPCGEIVRMVSSGDLTLYFDSRILSEYSEVLSRSKFRFQADKVIALLDYIEHRGHIVASSPLSVSLPDPGDQPFLEVAFAGRAVCLVTGNHAHFPSRLCQGVKVLYPSDFLTFYRKHRKLKST